GCTCCTCGCCGCCCAGGGGCTTCTGCCGGCCGCCGGCGTCTACCTCACCAAAATCCTGGTGGACCGCCTCGCCGAGCTGGCAGGCCATGGCGGCGGCCTCTGGCCGTTGGCCGGGCCGGCGGCCGGGCTCGGCGCGGTACTCGTCCTGACCCAGGTGCTCCAGGGCATCACCCGGTGGGTCCGCACGGCGCAGTCGGAATACCTGCAGGACCACGTCAAGGCCCTGGTCCACGAGCAGGCGGCGCGGGTGGACATGGCGTTTTATGAGTCGCCGGCGTATTACGACGAGATGGAGCGGGCCAACAGCCAGGCCGACAAACACTCGCTCACCCTCCTCGAAAACCTCGGCAGCCTTGTCCAGCACGGCGTCACGATCGTCGCCATCGCGGCGCTCATCATACCCTACGGCTGGTGGCTGCCGTTGCTGCTCATCGGGAGCACCTTGCCGGCACTCTGGGCCGTCGTGCGCCATAGCCGCCAGCACCACCGCTGGTGGAGCGACTCGACGGAGAGCCGACGTCGAACGCAGTATTACGACTGGATCCTCACGAGCCGCTACCACGCCCCGGAAGTGCGCCTGTTCGGGCTCAGCCAGCATTTTCGCGGGCAGTATGCCGCCTTGCGCCAGGTGTTACGCGCCGGACAGCTCGATCTGCTCCGGGGCCAGAGCCTGTCCCAGGCCGGCGCCGGCTTCTTCGCCTTCCTGGCCACCGGGGCGGTCATGGTGTGGATGGGGTCGCGGGCCATGCAGGGCGCAGCCTCGCTGGGAGACCTCGCGCTGTTCTACCAGGCCTTCCAGCAGGGCCAGGGGCTGGCGCGTACCCTCCTCGGTAACCTGGGGCAGATCTACGCCAGCATCCAGTTTCTCGAGCACCTCTTCAGATTTCTGGATATCCAGCCGGCGACGCCGCCGCCGGCCCGGGCCACGGCGCCCCCCGAACCGCCCTACGCCATCGAGATCGAGGACGTCGACTTCGCCTATCCGGGCTCCGATCACCTGGCGCTCCGCGGGTTCAGCCTATCGATCCCCGCGCGGCAGA
The window above is part of the Rhodothermales bacterium genome. Proteins encoded here:
- a CDS encoding ABC transporter ATP-binding protein → MHISTISQRLRLLARAIGLIGQATGRWTVIWIGLLAAQGLLPAAGVYLTKILVDRLAELAGHGGGLWPLAGPAAGLGAVLVLTQVLQGITRWVRTAQSEYLQDHVKALVHEQAARVDMAFYESPAYYDEMERANSQADKHSLTLLENLGSLVQHGVTIVAIAALIIPYGWWLPLLLIGSTLPALWAVVRHSRQHHRWWSDSTESRRRTQYYDWILTSRYHAPEVRLFGLSQHFRGQYAALRQVLRAGQLDLLRGQSLSQAGAGFFAFLATGAVMVWMGSRAMQGAASLGDLALFYQAFQQGQGLARTLLGNLGQIYASIQFLEHLFRFLDIQPATPPPARATAPPEPPYAIEIEDVDFAYPGSDHLALRGFSLSIPARQTVAIVGPNGAGKSTLIHLLCRFHSPLSGVIRFNGVDLQHWDHPTLLRQIAALFQYFVNYAGTLAETVAMGDPGGIKGGLDLSRVKKACEASGVTDMLDRLPAGYETKLDKRFSGGVDLSGGQWQRVALARAFFREAPILLLDEPTSYLDPWAEARWLDRFLTLAKDRTTVIVTHRLTTAMRADRICVMEEGRIVESGTHAELLLQGGLYAHSWEEQTGISMDVPAHRI